The window TCTAGGATTCCTTCTACTCCTCTTTTGGATGATGGCTGAAGCTTGATATTCCAGTGCAAATCTTactacatactccctccatcccaaaataagtgtcgtttATTTAGTACAacttgacacttattttgggacagtggGAGTATAAATTAAATTTTAAAACGAACATTTCATCTACTAATTTAGCTCATCCATGACATTTATGAATTTACAAGAAACAATATGTTTAAGGTGAGCCTGGGAATATTAAGCTACATAATGAGCAATCTCATAAATTTAGCTCATCCATGAATGACTAACAATCAAATACAAGTTCAGCAATAGTAGAAACAATCTGGAAATACAACACCATTTTACTAACACCGGTCATATTCTTCCATCCAAAAAAAGAACACCAATTTTTCTCTCTAGATAACACGGTTTCCTACCACTTCGACACGATATTTCAAGTGGATATGCTTAGGAAAAACCAAAGTGAAAACATGGACGAAATGTGCACATCTACAGCAGAAATAGACAGTACTATCTACAAATcactgcaaaacatgccaagaaagACGTCCTCACAGTTCACTTGTGAGACAGTTTTGTACTGCCAGCAGCAGAAGCAGACACAGCTTATTATGTTGACATTTGGCTCAGCACAAAATCAAGCTTTGACATCTCAGACAACTTTACACTGGAATATTGACTGACCAAGGGTAGAGACAAACGATCGACAGTGAGAACACGACAGACAActcatcgaacaccttgtgggcgttGATGGGCTGATAGCACAACCAATCTAAATCTCACTAGCTAGCATAGATTCCACCCAAAATCATGGCATTCTGATAGGATGACACCAAGCTTCAGTCCTGACTGAAATTTCTAATTGCCAACACAGATCACTGCATAACTTGCATTCAGATTTTTCAGAGTAAAAGTTGGGGAAGTCTTACCGAGGCCTTGTTGACGAGGAAGACGGTCTCATTGTTAGATCGGATGGTGGCGTCCTTGTCCCGCATCAGCAGCCGCACCCGCGCCATCGGGAAGCTGCAGGTGCCCGGCTCGGCAGCCACCGGCGCCGCCCCTGCTGCCTTGCCCTTCTGTTTCTTCGCAGGCGAAGAGCCATTCTGCCCGCTCTTCGCCGCCTTTGGGGATTCCAGATCGCCATGCTTCCTCTTGCTCGGCGTGGCCTTCTCCGGCCCGCCGGAGGCCTGCTGCTTCTTGGTCGGCGTGGCCTTCTCCGCCTTGCCGGGGCTTTTCTTGGCGCTCTTTGCCTCCTTCTTCTGGGGTGTCTTGCTGGGTGTGGTGGCCTTCTCAGCACCGCCGGAGGAGgcttgcttcttcttggtgggcgtgGCCTCGTCCACTTTTTTGGCGCTCTTGGCCGACTTCTGGGGTTGGGGTTCCCCGGCGTCGTCGCGCTTCCTCTTGCTGGGCGTCTCCTTGGCCGCCCCGTCTGAGGCCTGCTGCTTCGCCTTCTTGGGCGTGGGCTTGGGCTTGGGCTTCCCCGCTTCGCCGGACGGCTCCTGCTTCCCGGATCCGGATCCgggctccgccgcctcgccgcccttcttctccttcttctttgggGTCGCCGCCGTGTCCCCCATcttctccttccctcccttctcccccttctccttcttcttggtaGCAACCTTCTCCCCCTTCTCTTTCTTCTCTGGCGCCGCCGCCTTCTCCCCCTTCCCCTTCTTCTTCGGGGGCGCCGCCTtgtcccccttctccttcttctccggcgccgccgccttgtcccccttctccttcttctccggcgccgccgccttgtcccccttctccttcttcttcgggGTCGCCGCCTTCGCCTTCTCTTTCTCCCCCTTCCCCTGCTTCTTCGGGGTCGCCCCCTTCTCCCCCATCTCGCTCTTCCCGGGCTCCGGAGCAGAGCCCTTGCCGGACTCGGCGGGGGCGGCGACCTTCTTAGGCCTCCCGGCCCCGCGCTTGGCagtggagccggggctggcgccggcggcggcggggacgggatCCTTCTTAGGCCTCCCAGGCCCGCGCTTGGCAGTGGAGCCGGGGCTGGCACCGGCGGGGACGGGGTCCATCTTAGGTCTGCCGGGCCCGCGCTTGGCAGTGGAGCCGGGGACGACGGCACTCTCCTCACCCTCGGAAGGCACGGAGCTCACCGCGGCGCTCTTCTTCCCGGCCATgcccgcctccctccgccgcccaAACCCTCGCCGAGAGCTCTGGAGTTCAAAATCTCTCGGGGCCGCGCCGAAGCTTCGCGAACCAACCGAGAAATGGGCGCTCTTTTTTATGTTAGCCACGGCTACGGTTGTTTTCACAAACCAAACCAAAACCCAACGCCTTTTGTGTTCCAAAGCAAACGTCCACAACTCCACATCTCGAACGGGTTTGCCATTTCAAAGGTTTTCCTGCATGTGAACGAAATTTGTAAATCCAAGATTTGTCGCGACTATTCTGACACGTCTGTAGCTTGGCACATGTTTGTCGGTGAGGTCTGACTTTGTTTGCTTTGAGGTTCGAGGGTATTTCTTGGTACCAAATAAATGCCACAGCTAGTTTTTGCCTATTCTGACACGTCTATGGCTCGGTACATGTTTTGTCGGTTGTGCTTATTCAATTGGACGATGCAAGTTCCGACTTTGCGTGCTTTTGGGATCGAGGGTATTTCTTGGTACCAAATAGATGCCCCCGCTAGCTTTGCCTATTTTTGCGGAAGTGTGAAATTATGTGCCTGTTTCATATGCCAGTTAAGCGGACGACGGATCGAGGCTTCTCCGATTATCTAAGGAAAAAGGTTGCTCCCTCCTTTCCAATATAAAGGATCGATAGTTTGGTTGCTATCTTCGAGGGTGATGACATCCTCATATGACTCCATTCACCTTCTCAAGCAAAAACAGCGTACGTATTGCTAGAGAAAGATATGGCCAACGATCATCGTTGTTTGCCATTAAACATTGGGATAGATATAAAACGCAAACAAAGATAATTGTTTTGCGTAAGAGCCCCAACTTTACTCCGATTTGCAAGGAAAAGGCATGCAACCCAAGGCAATATTAGGAAGGGCAGCACAATGTTTTTACGTGCTCATACATGTCAAACTCAGGTTCATTGGCGTCGgcagccatcttgccaaccatgaggCGCCACTCCCACTTATCTGTTGTACGGAATGCAGGAGGGGCTGCGTGTTGTGGTTCGTCTCCCACACTAAGACAAACCCATTTAGACACTTATAAAAGAGATATAACAATGTTTATAGATATTAAAGTAGTGATTTAAACActctttatatttctttacagagggagtagtgttGAATTAGTATGAACAGTGATGGCACTGTTTGCCCTGCAAAAAAAAAACATGAATGTACTGTCTGAATAAAGATCAAGTGTACTACCTTTATTATTAACTCTAACTACTAATGACGGTCAGCCATTTTATTTGGCATACTAACTGCACTGTGCAGTTGTCCTATAGGAAATTACTACACCCTGCCATGCGTACTCCCTCCCTGTAAATATAGCTGTCATCTTCGCCTCTAACATGCAGACCCTACACATGGTCTGCCGTAATAAAATACTACTATCTTCATctcataatataaaagtgtttttaACCGTGTTAAAACCATTTTTATACTATGGGACGAATGAAGTATcaaactgcaaaaacgtcttatatttagaaaAGGACGGCGAACGAATACGTGCAGATAATCGGATCAAACCGTGTCAGTTGTATTCCTTCGGCCAGCGTTGTGGACTTGTGTGGACGATGGAGCTTGAAGAATGAAGATGAGGGGCACTGGTTCTATGGCAGCTCAGATTTTGGACTCGCGCCGAATCCGGGTTGCATAAATTTCTCATCATCACTTGTTTTCTTCTTTTAGGAAAATTCTAGTGACCAAACTAATATTCAGTTCAATAGGAGTACTCAGGGCCGACCCATAGGCCATGCAAACAGGGCGCCCGCCCTGGGCCCCGGCCCAGGTATTCCTTCTCTGGTGAGTAGAATGGGCAAAGGAATGTACAATAGAAAAAAAATGAAGGCCCAAGGAGCCGTGCTATGGAAAACCGACCTGCAAAAGTCACGTCTGTTCGCACTGGATCATCATCGTTCTCGTCTCTTCAGCTTCGTGACTGCTACAACAGTTGATCGTAGCATTAGATATAAACACCAGATCCAGAGACGCAAACAGAGCTATTATTAGTGCGATTAACTCATATTCCAGTTCTGTTTCAATGTAATTTTTTTTCGAAAGTCGTAGTGCAAACATAGAAGCTCATAAGCTAGCCAAGCGCTTGTTGTCTTTAGGTCGGGGGCGCCACCTTTTGTTTGGCCAACCCCATGACCTTGCTTGTATCCCACAATCTGTGATTTTCGATTAATAAAGCTTGGTGatcctaaaaaaacaaaaaaaaaagctcCGCGACTGCTCCGCTTCCCCAAATCCCGACTCGTGAACATTGCCGCCCCTCGCATGCCTGATGCCTCTCCGATTACAAGGACACGGCCGTGATACCTAGGGCGCGAATTCACTCCCCAATGGTcctctccttccttttcgaatGATCTGGTCACTGCCCATCAACTAGAGTTGGAGAGATCAAGATGGTGTGTGTTCTTGCTTCCCGTAACCTCGTTCCTCAATTCAAAGATTCATTGGTATTAGCCCTGCCCTACGGCACTCACAATTCCACGTTGCACATTGTTCTGCTCTTCATTTGATCCAAATGTGAGAGAGCCCTCCTTGCCCTCAGAAGGTGCGGGGGTCACCGCGGCGTGCTTCTTCCTGGTCATGCCTCTCTCCTCCTCCgaccagccaccgccgccgcccaaacCCTCGTCGGGAGCTCTTGAAGCGCGGCTGCTGCGGAGTTAAAAAAACGTGGCCGCGCGGAGACTTCTGGAAACAAATGGGAGACGGGGGCTTTCGCGCTGGGGTTTTAATGCCTAACAAAGCCCATATCCACCGCACAAATCAGATCCGATGGTTCTCCTTTTCCGAGTACTACTCCTCGCTACagctctgtactactttcaccgctACTCTGTTTTGGAGGGAAAATGAAAACTTCTGCTCACTTTACCGTCAAAATAGGACCACAGCTAAGACCTCAAATTACTGGAGTCAATCTCTAATGGAGAACCAAGTAGAAGCAGATTCAAATAAGTAAGTGAGAATAACATTTTCGGTTTTGTGCTggattcctctttttttttgcaaatGACTGACACTATTTTCTGCACTTGTGCATTCTATAGAGAAATTGTATTGCCTAGTTGGATACCTCGGCTTGGCTTACACATATTTGGTTGGCTGAAGTCACAAAGCGGCAAAAGTGTGTGCTTTGCAAAATAAATGTAGAGTGTTCTGCACTTTATGTGTATGGATACTTTTATGATTGAGCCTCTTTCATGGTAACTAAAATTTGCTTGATATCGGCAGTAGTTTAACATTTTTGTTGTTTAAGTTAAAATGTATAGATTGAAATTGTAAAATTATGTGCCCCGAAGGCCATTGAAGCGGTGCAGGTCGGCGCTTCAACAATGATCAAAGATAATGAGTTGTTTTTTCTTATATGGATGTCCTGACTTATTTTTTTGTTACTCCTATGAAAAATATAGTTGTCGTTAGCACTAGCGCATTTATACACTGCTTTATTTGAAAACCGCGGATTCCTGAAGGAGCGAGAAGTTGGCATTATCAACACAAGTTGTACCAACACGATCCGTAGAAGGACCTCTAACAAATAAAATATTACAAATGGGTCCTTCGATTATGCTCAAAGATCCTTCAATAAGGACCTGGGAAAGTGATCAAGTCCCTATTCCATTGTCCACGTCGTTGAAACGATGGAACTGCCATATCTGGCGAACTTCGCCTTTGCCGTCATGCCTTGAATAACGCTCAACATATTTGCAAGGCGATTTGGGCCTCCAACTTTGGGAGGATGTAAAAAGAGACGAAGGGGTCAACGGCAGGCCACCGAGTGGTCGGCCATCAATCCTCACATGGATGAACGCCTACCCTCTAAGCCCCGTAGACCTCCAGTTTCGGCGCAACAGCTCCCGCACCCCCCGGATCAATAAGATAGACACCGAGGCACCCCTTTCCCCGTGAACCGACGACCTAGGTGCTATGCGCACCTTCGTGGGTGCTGCTTCCTTCCATTGGGAGTTGACTAACCCAATTGAAAGTTAGGTGACTGGTGTCTAACTAAAGTGAAATAATAAATGggggaaaccttgtgcatcgcgagttagttCAGGATATTGAATCCGGATGGGCAAGATTGAGTCATATGGTTGACATTACTGATGCAGGACTAAAGATGCAAACCACACACCAGAAACTTTCAAATCGATATCTTCTGTGAACTATTGTAACTTTGTAAGATGTCAGGAAGAAGGTGCAGTTCCTTCACCAGATGAATACCGTGTGAGCAGACATGTAAGATTTACATGAATAAGATAGAAGGAGTACCACTATTTTGTAGCTATGTCGTATCCTGCTACTCCTTCTTTCTTGAT is drawn from Triticum dicoccoides isolate Atlit2015 ecotype Zavitan chromosome 4A, WEW_v2.0, whole genome shotgun sequence and contains these coding sequences:
- the LOC119287336 gene encoding neurofilament heavy polypeptide-like, encoding MAGKKSAAVSSVPSEGEESAVVPGSTAKRGPGRPKMDPVPAGASPGSTAKRGPGRPKKDPVPAAAGASPGSTAKRGAGRPKKVAAPAESGKGSAPEPGKSEMGEKGATPKKQGKGEKEKAKAATPKKKEKGDKAAAPEKKEKGDKAAAPEKKEKGDKAAPPKKKGKGEKAAAPEKKEKGEKVATKKKEKGEKGGKEKMGDTAATPKKKEKKGGEAAEPGSGSGKQEPSGEAGKPKPKPTPKKAKQQASDGAAKETPSKRKRDDAGEPQPQKSAKSAKKVDEATPTKKKQASSGGAEKATTPSKTPQKKEAKSAKKSPGKAEKATPTKKQQASGGPEKATPSKRKHGDLESPKAAKSGQNGSSPAKKQKGKAAGAAPVAAEPGTCSFPMARVRLLMRDKDATIRSNNETVFLVNKASELFLEVFAKDAHQNALKERKKSITYENLSTAVCNEKRYKFLSDFVPLRVTAGDALKAVVKEP